A single genomic interval of Polaribacter vadi harbors:
- a CDS encoding GNAT family N-acetyltransferase: MTIEIFDAFNRMSFLNINRITKFLHEHLEDCKDPKNAISKSLLYAAKEIPSLGGYAFVMKKNDEIIGVVVINKTGMSQYQSENLMTYLAVHKNYRNQGFATKLINKAVNYCNGNITLNIKKENNAIKLFEKNGFESMKIEMTLRKK, encoded by the coding sequence ATGACAATTGAAATTTTTGATGCCTTTAATAGGATGTCATTCTTAAACATTAATAGAATTACCAAATTTCTGCATGAACATTTAGAAGACTGTAAAGATCCCAAAAATGCTATTAGCAAATCTTTACTATATGCTGCAAAAGAAATACCTAGCTTAGGAGGTTATGCTTTTGTAATGAAAAAAAATGATGAAATTATTGGTGTTGTTGTTATTAACAAAACTGGTATGAGTCAATATCAATCTGAAAATTTAATGACGTATTTAGCTGTTCACAAAAACTACAGAAACCAAGGTTTTGCAACAAAGCTTATTAACAAAGCTGTAAATTATTGTAATGGAAACATCACCTTAAATATAAAAAAAGAAAATAATGCCATAAAACTTTTCGAAAAAAATGGGTTTGAATCTATGAAAATAGAAATGACTCTTCGTAAAAAATAA
- the proC gene encoding pyrroline-5-carboxylate reductase, giving the protein MKILVIGAGNMGLTYAEGMSKSKLLKKKNIMVLDNSEKKLEALNEISHFDAFKELGDCVPKADIIFIAVKPYHAENLFKALKGFTKPGQVLVSIMAGVNIDNIKKYSGLTKIVRAMPNLPAQIGKGLTSYVTSPEVSRIEKLTVESLLDTTGKSMEVSSEKLIDASTGISGSGPAYVFYFMQSMMEAALKMGFSKQDSTVLVSQTFTGAVELFNQSNLSPNSWMEKVASKGGTTRAALDSMEDNNVNELIKDAAFAAFNRAVELGKEN; this is encoded by the coding sequence ATGAAAATATTAGTAATTGGAGCAGGAAATATGGGCTTAACCTATGCAGAAGGTATGTCTAAATCAAAATTGTTAAAGAAAAAAAACATTATGGTTTTAGACAATTCTGAGAAAAAACTAGAAGCATTGAACGAAATTTCTCATTTCGATGCTTTTAAAGAGTTAGGAGATTGTGTGCCTAAAGCAGATATTATTTTTATTGCAGTAAAACCTTATCATGCAGAAAATCTATTTAAAGCTTTAAAAGGATTTACAAAACCAGGTCAAGTTTTAGTATCAATTATGGCTGGTGTAAATATAGATAATATTAAAAAATACTCTGGTTTAACAAAAATTGTAAGAGCAATGCCAAATTTACCAGCACAAATTGGGAAAGGACTAACATCTTATGTAACGTCTCCAGAAGTTTCTAGAATTGAAAAATTAACAGTAGAAAGTCTGTTAGACACAACTGGAAAATCTATGGAAGTTAGTAGCGAAAAATTAATTGATGCTTCTACTGGAATTTCTGGTAGTGGACCAGCTTACGTTTTTTACTTTATGCAGAGTATGATGGAAGCTGCTCTTAAAATGGGGTTTTCCAAACAAGATTCTACTGTTTTAGTTAGCCAAACTTTTACAGGTGCTGTAGAGCTTTTTAATCAATCTAATTTATCTCCAAATTCTTGGATGGAAAAAGTGGCTTCTAAAGGTGGTACAACACGTGCTGCATTAGATTCTATGGAAGATAATAATGTAAACGAATTAATAAAAGATGCTGCTTTTGCTGCTTTTAATAGGGCTGTAGAATTAGGAAAAGAAAATTAA